A region of Deltaproteobacteria bacterium GWC2_65_14 DNA encodes the following proteins:
- a CDS encoding macrolide ABC transporter ATP-binding protein produces the protein MTAPVIEVVGLSKTYRLGPVAVEALREVSLTILRGEFLAVMGPSGSGKSTLMNILGCLDRPTEGVYRLDGEEVERLGRDALAAVRSRKIGFVFQGFNLLPRMTALENVELPMLYDSLPTAERTARAREALASLGILDREHHLPTQLSGGQQQRVAIARAIVNSPSLLLADEPTGNLDTATSEEILSVFRGLNEDQGITIVLVTHNPEIGRNARRIVRFRDGRIVGDEAVAP, from the coding sequence ATGACGGCTCCCGTGATCGAGGTCGTCGGCCTCTCGAAGACCTACCGGCTCGGTCCGGTCGCCGTGGAGGCGCTCCGGGAGGTGTCGCTCACCATCCTGCGGGGGGAGTTCCTCGCCGTGATGGGCCCGTCGGGCTCCGGAAAGTCGACCCTGATGAACATCCTGGGCTGCCTCGACCGGCCGACGGAAGGGGTCTACCGGCTCGACGGGGAGGAGGTGGAGCGGCTGGGAAGGGACGCCCTGGCGGCGGTCCGGAGCCGGAAGATCGGGTTCGTCTTCCAGGGATTCAACCTGCTTCCCCGGATGACGGCGCTGGAGAACGTGGAGCTTCCGATGCTCTACGACTCCCTTCCCACGGCGGAGCGGACCGCGCGGGCCCGCGAGGCCCTCGCCTCCCTGGGGATCCTCGACCGGGAGCATCACCTTCCCACCCAGCTCTCCGGAGGGCAGCAGCAGCGGGTGGCAATCGCCCGCGCGATCGTGAACTCCCCCTCCCTGCTGCTCGCCGACGAGCCGACCGGGAACCTGGACACCGCCACGAGCGAGGAGATCCTCTCCGTCTTCCGGGGGCTGAACGAGGACCAGGGGATCACGATCGTGCTGGTCACCCACAACCCCGAGATCGGGCGGAACGCGCGGCGGATCGTCCGGTTCCGGGACGGCCGGATCGTCGGGGACGAGGCGGTGGCCCCGTGA
- a CDS encoding type I glyceraldehyde-3-phosphate dehydrogenase, with the protein MAVKVGINGFGRIGRNFFRAAYKDPALQIVAVNDITDAPTLAHLLKYDSIHGRFNEKVEVRDGGLLVAGKPVKVFAMKDPAELPWKQLGVEVVIESTGMFTDREGAEKHLKAGASRVLISAPAKNPDATFVIGVNEKSYDPGKHRIISNASCTTNCLAPVAKVLLDSFGIERGLMTTIHAYTNDQRILDLPHKDLRRARAAAMSLIPTTTGAAKAVSLVIPALKGKLDGMAIRVPTANVSLVDLTVELSKAATPEEINAAMKKAAEGPLKGILRYVDEPLVSVDFNHTPYSSEFDALSTKVIEGKMAKVLAWYDNEWGYSCRMLDLAKIVAGAR; encoded by the coding sequence ATGGCCGTCAAAGTCGGGATCAACGGGTTCGGGCGGATCGGGCGCAATTTCTTCCGCGCGGCGTACAAGGATCCGGCCCTCCAGATCGTCGCCGTGAACGACATCACCGACGCCCCCACGCTGGCCCACCTCCTGAAGTACGACTCGATCCACGGGCGGTTCAACGAGAAGGTGGAGGTCCGCGATGGCGGCCTGCTGGTCGCCGGAAAGCCGGTGAAGGTGTTCGCCATGAAGGATCCCGCCGAACTTCCCTGGAAACAGCTCGGGGTGGAGGTGGTCATCGAGTCCACCGGGATGTTCACCGACCGGGAGGGAGCGGAGAAGCACCTGAAGGCGGGGGCCTCGAGGGTCCTGATCTCGGCGCCGGCGAAGAACCCCGACGCCACCTTCGTCATCGGGGTGAACGAGAAGAGCTACGACCCGGGCAAGCACCGGATCATCTCGAACGCCTCCTGCACTACGAACTGCCTCGCCCCGGTTGCGAAGGTGCTGCTCGACAGCTTCGGGATCGAGCGTGGGCTGATGACGACGATCCACGCCTACACGAACGACCAGAGGATCCTCGACCTGCCGCACAAGGATCTCCGGCGGGCCCGGGCGGCCGCGATGTCGTTGATCCCGACCACCACGGGCGCCGCCAAGGCGGTCTCCCTCGTGATCCCGGCGCTGAAGGGGAAGCTGGACGGGATGGCGATCCGGGTCCCCACGGCGAACGTCTCCCTCGTCGACCTGACCGTCGAGCTGTCGAAGGCGGCGACCCCCGAGGAGATCAACGCGGCGATGAAGAAGGCGGCGGAGGGCCCGCTGAAGGGGATCCTCCGGTACGTGGACGAGCCGCTGGTCTCCGTGGACTTCAACCACACCCCCTACTCCTCCGAGTTCGACGCCCTCTCCACCAAGGTGATCGAGGGGAAGATGGCGAAGGTGCTGGCCTGGTACGACAACGAGTGGGGCTATTCCTGCCGGATGTTGGACCTGGCCAAGATCGTCGCGGGAGCACGGTAG
- a CDS encoding triose-phosphate isomerase, protein MRTPVIAGNWKMYKTPAEAEGYVKDFLPRVAGVSGVEIVLAPPFTSLAAVAALTRTSKVGVASQNLHFAAEGAYTGEVSPGMVKQTGARFAIVGHSERRQYFAESDESANRKVRAAIGAGLIPILCVGEILSEREAGKTFSVVERQLRGGLAEIPASAAGKILLAYEPVWAIGTGVTATPEQAQEVHAFLRGVLQSLWGEAAAGSVRILYGGSVKPENISDLMGRADIDGALVGGASLSPESFARIVQFT, encoded by the coding sequence ATGCGCACCCCGGTCATCGCGGGAAACTGGAAGATGTACAAGACGCCGGCCGAGGCGGAAGGCTACGTGAAGGATTTCCTTCCCCGGGTGGCGGGCGTTTCCGGCGTGGAGATCGTGCTCGCACCCCCCTTCACCTCGCTGGCCGCGGTCGCCGCGCTGACCCGGACCTCGAAGGTGGGGGTGGCCTCCCAGAACCTCCACTTCGCCGCCGAGGGGGCCTACACCGGGGAGGTCTCGCCGGGGATGGTGAAGCAGACCGGGGCGAGGTTCGCCATCGTCGGCCATTCGGAGCGGCGGCAATATTTCGCCGAGAGCGACGAGTCGGCGAACCGCAAGGTCCGCGCCGCGATCGGAGCCGGCCTGATCCCGATCCTGTGCGTCGGGGAGATCCTTTCCGAGCGGGAGGCGGGAAAGACCTTTTCCGTGGTGGAGCGGCAACTCCGCGGCGGGCTTGCGGAGATCCCGGCGTCGGCCGCCGGGAAGATCCTCCTGGCCTACGAGCCGGTCTGGGCGATCGGCACCGGGGTGACCGCCACGCCGGAGCAGGCCCAGGAGGTCCACGCCTTTCTCCGCGGGGTGCTGCAATCGCTCTGGGGGGAGGCGGCCGCGGGGTCGGTCCGGATCCTCTACGGGGGATCGGTCAAGCCGGAGAACATCTCCGACCTGATGGGGCGCGCGGATATCGACGGCGCGCTGGTCGGAGGCGCCAGTCTCTCCCCGGAATCGTTCGCACGGATCGTACAGTTCACCTGA
- a CDS encoding preprotein translocase subunit SecG translates to MYTLIVILHIVVSLAMILIILLQTGKGADIGAVFGGGGSQTLFGSSGPTSFLGKLTAAAAIIFMCTSLFLAYFSGGRPASSIMKGAEVPAMPGPVGQPAALPGMPQGLPAAPAPSPPSAPGK, encoded by the coding sequence ATGTATACGTTGATCGTCATCCTGCACATCGTGGTCTCCCTGGCGATGATCCTGATCATCCTGCTGCAGACCGGCAAGGGGGCCGACATCGGGGCGGTCTTCGGCGGGGGGGGGTCCCAGACCCTCTTCGGCTCGAGCGGCCCCACGAGCTTTCTCGGAAAGCTGACCGCGGCCGCCGCGATCATCTTCATGTGCACCTCTCTCTTCCTGGCCTACTTCTCCGGAGGAAGGCCCGCCTCGAGCATCATGAAGGGGGCGGAGGTGCCCGCCATGCCGGGCCCGGTGGGGCAGCCCGCCGCGCTCCCGGGGATGCCCCAGGGGCTCCCGGCGGCCCCGGCGCCCTCGCCTCCGTCCGCCCCGGGCAAGTAG
- a CDS encoding cold-shock protein has translation MAQGTVKWFNDAKGFGFIAQEGGPDVFVHFSAIKGEGFKSLKEGERVEFEITDGPKGPQATNVVKVA, from the coding sequence GTGGCTCAGGGTACAGTAAAGTGGTTCAACGACGCGAAAGGGTTCGGGTTCATCGCACAGGAAGGTGGGCCGGATGTCTTCGTCCACTTCAGCGCGATCAAGGGCGAGGGCTTCAAGTCGCTGAAGGAGGGCGAGCGCGTCGAGTTCGAGATCACCGACGGCCCCAAGGGGCCCCAGGCGACCAACGTCGTCAAGGTGGCCTGA